From Thalassococcus sp. S3, one genomic window encodes:
- a CDS encoding 2-dehydropantoate 2-reductase — MIVIAGAGSIGCFVGGLLEAAGRPVTFLGRPRLIADIRAHGLRLTDFSGLDVSVQPAHLTDDPACLAGADLILVCVKTGATCEIARSISAHAPVSTPVISLQNGLDAIDMLRTELPDRDIRAGMVPFNVVPAAPGNFHRATSGDIVIGTGPVDLSGTLTVPGLTTTQSAQITAIQWGKLLLNLNNAINALSGLTLQAQFSDRAWRLVMADQMAEALRVLRSAGLPVRSTTPVPARLIPHILRLPTPLFRRIAAQMLTIDPSARASMSHDLSVRRKTEIDALQGKIISLGARHDVPTPINTRIAALIRQAEASGQGSPHLAPADLRP; from the coding sequence ATGATCGTGATCGCGGGCGCCGGATCGATCGGATGTTTCGTGGGCGGCCTTCTGGAGGCCGCCGGCCGGCCCGTCACCTTTCTGGGTCGGCCTCGTCTCATCGCGGACATCCGCGCTCATGGCTTGCGCCTCACCGATTTCTCCGGCCTCGATGTCTCGGTCCAGCCCGCGCACCTGACGGACGATCCCGCGTGCCTTGCCGGGGCCGATTTGATCCTCGTTTGCGTCAAAACCGGCGCAACCTGCGAGATCGCCCGGTCCATCTCCGCCCATGCCCCGGTATCCACACCTGTCATCAGCCTTCAAAACGGCCTCGACGCCATCGACATGCTGAGAACAGAGCTTCCGGATCGGGATATCCGCGCCGGCATGGTGCCTTTCAACGTCGTGCCAGCCGCGCCCGGTAATTTCCACCGCGCGACCAGCGGCGATATCGTGATCGGCACCGGCCCCGTCGACCTCTCCGGCACCCTGACCGTGCCCGGCCTTACCACGACCCAAAGCGCCCAGATCACAGCGATCCAATGGGGCAAGCTGCTGCTCAATCTCAACAATGCCATAAATGCTTTGTCGGGCCTCACGCTCCAGGCGCAATTCTCAGACCGGGCCTGGCGCCTTGTCATGGCGGATCAGATGGCCGAAGCCCTGCGTGTCCTGCGCAGTGCTGGCCTTCCCGTCAGATCGACCACACCGGTGCCCGCGCGCCTGATCCCCCACATCCTCCGCCTTCCCACGCCTCTCTTCCGGCGGATCGCCGCGCAGATGCTCACCATCGATCCGTCCGCGCGTGCCTCGATGTCGCATGACCTTTCCGTGCGCCGTAAAACCGAAATCGATGCATTGCAGGGCAAGATCATCTCGCTCGGCGCGCGGCATGACGTGCCCACGCCGATCAACACGCGGATTGCCGCGCTCATTCGTCAGGCTGAGGCGTCGGGGCAGGGCTCTCCCCACCTCGCTCCCGCCGATCTGCGCCCCTGA
- the gndA gene encoding NADP-dependent phosphogluconate dehydrogenase: MVQADIGVYGLGTMGSALALNLAEKGFEVAVSNREADWLAPFLAEAGSLSARIAAHAGLDDFVASLKAPRMILFMIPSGAPVDDLIAALQPYLSAGDTLIDGGNSDFHDTRRRAAALSAQGLHFVGMGVSGGEEGARTGPSMMVGGTGESWNRLRPMAEAIAAQYQGSPCVAHLGPDGAGHFVKTVHNGIEYADMQMIAEIYGLLRDGVGWSPVQIAALFRDWSDGPLASYLIEIAAEVLEASDPATGDALLDSILDSAGQKGTGRWTVIEALKLGQSASTIEAAVGARAWSSETRARQAASGLLSQSNRFPPPDRDVLAQALLAGRLVSHAQGFRLLSAASEVYDWSLDLARIAEIWRAGCIIRSALLDDIADAFRADPPHGHLILAPHIAMLTTRAEPALRRVVSMAIGAGLPVPSLAAALGWKDSMAQARGNANMIQALRDRFGAHGFFMQDGSGPRHGPWHGD, translated from the coding sequence GTGGTTCAGGCGGATATCGGAGTTTACGGGCTTGGCACGATGGGCAGTGCCTTGGCGCTCAACCTGGCCGAGAAGGGCTTCGAGGTTGCCGTTTCCAATCGTGAAGCGGACTGGCTGGCACCCTTTCTGGCGGAAGCAGGCTCGCTCTCTGCGCGTATCGCAGCCCATGCCGGACTGGACGACTTTGTCGCGTCTCTCAAGGCGCCCCGTATGATCTTGTTCATGATCCCCTCGGGCGCCCCGGTCGATGATCTGATTGCTGCTTTGCAACCGTATCTCAGCGCCGGCGACACGCTGATCGATGGGGGCAATTCCGACTTCCACGACACCAGACGCCGCGCGGCGGCGCTCTCGGCCCAAGGCCTGCATTTCGTGGGCATGGGTGTCTCCGGCGGGGAGGAGGGCGCGCGCACCGGACCCTCGATGATGGTGGGCGGCACCGGTGAAAGCTGGAACCGCCTTCGCCCGATGGCAGAGGCCATCGCCGCCCAGTATCAAGGATCACCTTGCGTGGCGCATCTGGGGCCCGACGGGGCGGGCCACTTCGTCAAAACCGTGCATAACGGAATTGAATACGCCGACATGCAGATGATTGCCGAGATATACGGCCTTCTGCGAGACGGTGTCGGGTGGTCTCCGGTGCAGATCGCAGCCTTGTTCCGGGACTGGTCCGACGGACCCCTGGCTTCCTACCTGATCGAGATCGCCGCCGAGGTGCTCGAAGCCAGCGATCCTGCGACAGGTGATGCACTTCTCGACAGCATTCTCGACAGCGCGGGACAGAAAGGAACCGGGCGCTGGACCGTGATCGAAGCGTTGAAGCTCGGGCAATCCGCCTCCACGATCGAAGCCGCGGTCGGGGCGCGCGCATGGTCGTCCGAAACCCGGGCGCGTCAGGCGGCGTCAGGTCTTCTGTCCCAGTCGAACCGCTTCCCGCCTCCTGATCGTGACGTTCTGGCGCAAGCACTTCTGGCCGGGCGTCTTGTGTCCCATGCTCAGGGTTTCCGTCTGCTGTCTGCCGCCTCCGAGGTCTATGACTGGTCCCTCGATCTGGCCCGGATTGCCGAGATCTGGCGTGCAGGCTGTATCATTCGGTCCGCGCTGCTGGATGACATCGCCGATGCCTTCCGCGCCGACCCGCCCCATGGTCACCTGATCCTTGCCCCCCATATTGCGATGCTTACCACGCGGGCAGAGCCTGCCTTGCGGCGGGTGGTGTCCATGGCGATCGGCGCGGGCTTGCCCGTCCCGTCTCTGGCCGCCGCGCTGGGATGGAAAGACAGCATGGCGCAGGCGAGGGGGAATGCGAACATGATCCAGGCACTGCGCGATCGCTTTGGGGCGCATGGCTTTTTCATGCAGGATGGATCGGGCCCGCGTCATGGACCCTGGCATGGCGACTAG